From Pseudomonas sp. G.S.17, the proteins below share one genomic window:
- a CDS encoding universal stress protein: protein MQAIRSILVVIEPDHPDSLALKRARLIAGVTQAHLHLLICDRKNHPHSALLVELKRRLHDEGYSALLVELKRRLHDEGYSATAEQAWNETQHKTIIQVQQAEGCGVVIKQHFPDNPLKKALLTPEDWKLLRQCPSPVLMVKTDRSWVNGVILAAVDVGNADGEHRALHFDIIDRGYDIAALAKAELHVIAAHPSPMLSAADPVFQLKETIEARYREQCQAFQTEFEVDDDHLHIAGGPADFLIPFTARQLGASVTIIGTVARSGISGALIGNTAEVVLDSLESDVLVLKTEEIVRHLEELWVKG, encoded by the coding sequence ATGCAAGCCATTCGCAGCATCCTAGTGGTCATCGAACCCGATCATCCTGACAGCCTGGCGCTCAAACGGGCGCGGCTGATCGCGGGCGTTACCCAGGCGCATCTGCATTTGCTGATCTGCGACCGGAAAAACCATCCGCACAGCGCCCTGCTGGTCGAACTCAAACGACGCCTGCATGACGAGGGCTACAGCGCCCTGCTGGTCGAACTCAAACGACGCCTGCATGACGAGGGCTACAGCGCCACGGCCGAGCAAGCGTGGAATGAAACCCAGCACAAAACCATCATCCAGGTACAGCAGGCTGAAGGCTGCGGGGTGGTGATCAAACAGCACTTTCCTGACAACCCGCTGAAGAAAGCGCTGCTCACGCCTGAGGACTGGAAACTGCTGCGTCAGTGCCCAAGCCCGGTATTAATGGTCAAGACCGACCGATCATGGGTGAACGGCGTGATCCTGGCGGCGGTTGACGTGGGAAACGCCGACGGCGAGCACCGCGCCCTGCACTTCGACATCATTGATCGCGGCTATGACATCGCCGCCCTGGCCAAGGCCGAGCTACACGTGATCGCGGCACATCCGTCACCGATGCTGTCGGCGGCCGACCCGGTATTCCAGCTCAAGGAAACCATCGAAGCGCGCTATCGCGAGCAATGCCAGGCGTTCCAGACCGAGTTCGAGGTTGATGATGATCATCTGCACATCGCAGGAGGACCAGCCGACTTCTTGATCCCGTTTACCGCCCGTCAGCTGGGTGCCAGCGTGACCATCATCGGCACCGTGGCGCGCAGCGGAATTTCCGGCGCACTAATCGGCAACACCGCCGAAGTGGTACTGGATTCACTGGAAAGCGACGTATTGGTGCTCAAGACCGAGGAAATCGTCAGGCATCTGGAAGAGCTCTGGGTGAAGGGTTGA
- a CDS encoding HlyD family efflux transporter periplasmic adaptor subunit, translated as MATATSENTSAPKDQADNAKAQDGNKDSNPRKRKFLLLGLLLIVILGALGIWAWHELYGRWSESTDDAYVNGNVVEITPLVTGTVISIGADDGDLVREGQVLLRFDPSDAEVGLQSAEANLAKTVRQVRGLYSNVDGMKAQLAAQRAEVKRAQDNYSRRKNLAAGGAISQEELSHAQDDLTSAQSALNNLQQQLASSVALVDDTEVSSHPDVKAAAAQLRQAYLADARSTLIAPVTGYVAKRTVQLGQRVQPGTAMMAVIPLDQLWIDANFKETQLGKMRIGQPVEIESDLYGSDVKYSGTIDSLGAGTGSAFALLPAQNATGNWIKIVQRVPVRIHINADELAEHPLRIGLSTVVDVNLHDQSGPVLAQQPPKKASFTTKVYEQQLADADALIARLIHENSAATGKTAQR; from the coding sequence ATGGCCACTGCCACTAGCGAAAACACATCCGCGCCCAAAGACCAGGCTGACAACGCCAAAGCTCAGGATGGTAATAAAGACAGCAATCCACGCAAGCGTAAATTCCTTCTGCTGGGGCTGTTATTGATCGTGATTCTGGGCGCGCTGGGTATCTGGGCCTGGCACGAACTTTACGGGCGCTGGAGCGAGAGCACCGACGACGCCTATGTGAACGGCAACGTGGTGGAAATCACCCCGCTGGTCACCGGTACCGTAATCAGCATTGGTGCTGACGATGGCGATCTGGTCCGTGAAGGTCAGGTGTTGCTGCGCTTCGACCCGAGTGACGCCGAAGTCGGCCTGCAAAGCGCCGAGGCCAATCTGGCCAAGACCGTACGTCAGGTGCGCGGTTTGTACAGCAATGTCGACGGTATGAAAGCTCAGTTGGCGGCGCAGCGCGCCGAAGTGAAGAGAGCGCAGGACAATTACAGCCGCCGGAAGAACCTGGCCGCTGGCGGGGCGATTTCCCAGGAAGAGCTTTCCCACGCGCAGGATGACCTGACCAGCGCGCAAAGTGCCTTGAACAATCTGCAGCAACAATTGGCCAGCAGCGTTGCCCTGGTGGATGACACCGAAGTCTCGTCGCATCCCGACGTCAAAGCCGCCGCCGCGCAATTGCGTCAGGCCTACCTGGCCGATGCCCGCAGTACGTTAATCGCGCCGGTGACCGGTTATGTCGCGAAGCGCACCGTGCAGTTGGGCCAGCGCGTACAGCCGGGCACGGCCATGATGGCGGTGATTCCACTGGATCAGTTGTGGATCGACGCCAACTTCAAGGAAACCCAGTTGGGCAAGATGCGCATCGGCCAGCCGGTGGAAATCGAGTCTGACCTGTACGGCAGCGACGTGAAATACAGCGGCACCATCGACAGCCTGGGCGCCGGCACCGGCAGCGCGTTTGCGTTGTTGCCTGCGCAAAACGCCACCGGTAACTGGATCAAGATCGTCCAGCGCGTGCCGGTACGGATTCACATCAATGCTGACGAACTGGCCGAGCATCCGTTGCGCATCGGCCTGTCGACAGTGGTCGATGTCAATCTGCACGACCAAAGCGGCCCGGTGCTGGCCCAGCAACCGCCGAAGAAGGCCTCGTTCACCACCAAGGTGTATGAGCAGCAACTGGCTGATGCCGATGCTTTGATTGCGCGCCTGATCCACGAAAACAGCGCCGCGACCGGCAAGACTGCCCAGCGCTGA
- a CDS encoding MarR family transcriptional regulator: protein MKHFSPADLNSSIMGMLIGRTNSVKDRLLDKHLIPYGVTSSQFKVLIIVARGGFDTPAELCRCLSLDSGSMTRMLDRLEQKALLVRSRSATDRRQVHLALTAEGQALSDRLPQIGADALNDLLGVLEAEEVANLERILTKILVGADDHVTITRLSFKDTGAT, encoded by the coding sequence ATGAAACATTTCAGTCCCGCTGACCTGAATTCTTCAATCATGGGAATGCTGATCGGCCGAACTAACTCGGTGAAGGATCGCTTGCTGGACAAGCATCTGATCCCGTATGGCGTCACTTCCTCGCAGTTCAAGGTGTTGATCATCGTGGCGCGGGGCGGTTTTGACACACCGGCGGAATTGTGCCGTTGTCTGTCGCTGGACAGCGGCTCGATGACCCGCATGCTCGACCGTCTGGAGCAAAAGGCGCTTTTGGTTCGCAGCCGTTCGGCGACTGATCGACGCCAGGTGCATCTCGCGTTGACCGCCGAAGGTCAGGCGCTTTCGGACCGCTTGCCGCAGATCGGCGCTGACGCACTGAATGACTTGTTAGGCGTGCTGGAGGCGGAGGAGGTTGCCAATCTGGAGCGCATCCTGACCAAGATCCTGGTAGGAGCCGATGACCACGTCACCATTACTCGTCTGAGCTTCAAAGACACAGGTGCAACATGA
- a CDS encoding efflux transporter outer membrane subunit, whose protein sequence is MNRTILQARHSLLLLALSLAGCANYSGLVTEGQSLDAKTLHSERNLQDITLSPAAWPKRDWWKSLGDAQLDGLISEALRDSPDMQVASARTHQAMATAYAADAARMPTVDADASISRSRLAKDQDPSGVGGRYSTLRSMAVNFNYNFDLWGGQRAAWEAALGQARAAEVDQQAAQLTLAADVARAYSDLGQAYVVRDLATEDLKRTRQLLDLGGRRLQSGIDSQYQYQQTESLEANSQEQLIDADKRLRSAKIALAVLLGKGPDRGEDISRPNVLKPAVVALPSSLPAELLGRRPDIVAARWRVEAASKNIVAGKTNFYPNLNLSAAAGTESLLGDALFGSASRFFNIAPTISLPLFDGGRLRADLDARDADYDLAVAQYNKSLIRALGDVSDNIGQLRAMDGQIQARQHATDVIQQSFDTVTQRYGSGVGNYLDVLTIEQQLLQSQRQLADLNAERIDLSIQLMQALGGGFEGQGPSESTRPATSSAASLTNTR, encoded by the coding sequence ATGAACCGCACGATTTTGCAGGCGCGCCATAGCCTGTTGTTGCTTGCCCTGAGCCTTGCCGGCTGCGCCAATTACAGCGGTCTGGTCACCGAGGGTCAAAGCCTCGATGCCAAGACCTTGCACAGCGAACGCAATCTGCAAGACATCACCCTTTCCCCTGCCGCATGGCCCAAGCGCGACTGGTGGAAAAGCCTCGGCGATGCGCAGCTTGACGGCCTGATCAGCGAGGCGTTGCGCGACAGCCCGGACATGCAGGTTGCCAGCGCACGTACCCATCAGGCGATGGCCACTGCGTATGCGGCCGATGCCGCGCGCATGCCGACTGTCGATGCCGACGCCAGCATCAGCCGTTCGCGTCTGGCCAAGGATCAGGACCCGAGCGGTGTGGGCGGGCGTTACAGCACGTTGCGCAGCATGGCGGTCAATTTCAATTACAACTTCGACCTTTGGGGTGGCCAGCGTGCCGCCTGGGAAGCGGCGCTGGGCCAGGCCCGAGCCGCCGAAGTCGATCAGCAGGCTGCGCAGTTGACGCTGGCCGCCGATGTGGCGCGCGCCTACAGCGATCTGGGTCAGGCTTATGTGGTGCGCGATCTGGCGACTGAAGATCTCAAGCGCACCCGGCAACTGCTGGATCTGGGCGGTCGTCGCCTGCAATCCGGGATCGACAGCCAGTATCAATACCAGCAGACCGAAAGCCTGGAAGCGAACTCCCAGGAACAGCTGATCGACGCCGACAAGCGTCTGCGCAGCGCAAAAATCGCCCTGGCGGTGTTGCTTGGCAAAGGCCCGGACCGTGGCGAAGATATTTCCCGGCCCAACGTGCTCAAACCCGCTGTCGTGGCGTTGCCGTCGTCGTTGCCGGCCGAACTGCTGGGCCGTCGTCCGGACATTGTTGCCGCACGCTGGCGGGTTGAGGCGGCGAGCAAGAACATCGTGGCCGGCAAGACCAATTTCTACCCGAACCTGAACCTCAGCGCTGCGGCGGGCACCGAGTCGTTGCTGGGTGATGCGCTGTTCGGTTCGGCCAGTCGCTTCTTTAATATCGCCCCGACCATTTCCCTGCCGCTGTTCGATGGCGGCCGACTGCGCGCCGACCTCGATGCGCGGGATGCCGATTACGACCTGGCCGTGGCGCAATACAATAAAAGCCTGATTCGGGCCTTGGGTGACGTCAGCGACAACATTGGTCAGCTGCGCGCCATGGACGGCCAGATCCAGGCGCGGCAGCACGCCACCGATGTCATCCAGCAATCCTTCGACACCGTGACCCAGCGTTACGGCTCGGGCGTCGGCAATTACCTGGATGTGCTGACCATCGAACAGCAACTGTTGCAATCCCAACGCCAACTGGCTGATCTCAACGCCGAACGAATCGATTTGTCGATCCAGTTGATGCAGGCCCTGGGTGGCGGTTTCGAGGGGCAAGGCCCTTCGGAATCAACCAGACCGGCCACTTCATCAGCTGCTTCGCTGACTAACACAAGGTAA
- the miaE gene encoding tRNA isopentenyl-2-thiomethyl-A-37 hydroxylase MiaE, which translates to MYPIPEIEAFLLCRTPDSWVQAALRNLDILLIDHANNEKKAAGAAFQFMFQYNDKFDLLSKMSRLAREELRHFEQVIAIIRKRAIPLVNISSARYAGSLRKLVRNHNPYRLTDALIVGAIVEARSCERFAALVPHLDEDLAKFYSSLLKSEARHFQDYLKLAHTYGDKADVEAKIQEILLAERELIESPDEEFRFHSGVPALA; encoded by the coding sequence ATGTACCCGATCCCTGAAATAGAAGCCTTCCTGCTGTGCCGCACCCCCGACAGCTGGGTCCAGGCCGCTTTGCGCAATCTGGATATCCTGTTGATCGATCATGCGAACAATGAAAAGAAGGCGGCCGGGGCGGCATTTCAGTTCATGTTCCAGTACAACGACAAATTCGACCTGCTGAGCAAGATGTCCCGGCTGGCCCGGGAAGAACTGCGCCATTTCGAACAAGTCATCGCCATCATCCGCAAACGCGCCATCCCGCTGGTCAATATCAGCTCCGCGCGTTACGCCGGTTCGTTGCGCAAACTGGTGCGCAATCACAATCCGTACCGCCTGACGGATGCGCTGATTGTCGGCGCGATTGTCGAAGCGCGTTCCTGCGAGCGCTTTGCAGCGTTGGTCCCGCATCTGGATGAGGACCTGGCCAAGTTCTATTCCAGCCTGTTGAAGTCCGAGGCGCGGCATTTTCAGGACTATCTGAAACTGGCCCATACCTATGGCGACAAGGCGGATGTGGAGGCGAAGATTCAGGAGATTCTGCTCGCCGAGCGTGAGCTGATCGAAAGCCCTGATGAAGAGTTTCGCTTTCATAGCGGCGTGCCTGCGCTGGCTTGA
- the acnB gene encoding bifunctional aconitate hydratase 2/2-methylisocitrate dehydratase: MLEAYRKHIEERAAQGIVPQPLNAEQTAGLIELLKNPPAGEEAFLVDLITNRVPPGVDEAAYVKAGFLSALAKGEATSPLIDKKRAVELLGTMQGGYNIVTLVDLLDDATLAPVAAKELKHTLLMFDAFHDVAEKAKNGNVQAKEVLQSWADGEWFQKRPTLADKISLRVFKVTGETNTDDLSPAPDAWSRPDIPLHALAMLKMARDGIVPDVQGSIGPMKQIEEMRGQGFPIAYVGDVVGTGSSRKSATNSVLWFFGDDVPYVPNKRAGGFCFGSKIAPIFYNTMEDAGALPIEFDVTNMNMGDVIDLYPHAGKVCKHGTDEVLTTFEMKTPVLLDEVRAGGRIPLIIGRGLTEKARTELGLPPSTLFKLPEPPAESDKGYTLAQKMVGKACGLPEGKGVRPGTYCEPKMTTVGSQDTTGPMTRDELKDLACLGFSTDLVMQSFCHTAAYPKPIDVTTHHTLPDFIMTRGGVSLRPGDGIIHSWLNRMLLPDTVGTGGDSHTRFPMGISFPAGSGLVAFAAATGVMPLDMPESILVRFKGKMQPGITLRDLVHAIPYFAIQAGLLTVEKKGKKNAFSGRILEIEGLDDLSIEQAFELSDASAERSAAGCTIKLSKESISEYLKSNITLLRWMIGEGYGDARTLERRAQAMEAWVANPELMVADADAEYAEIIEIDLADVKEPVLCAPNDPDDARLLSSVAGEKIDEVFIGSCMTNIGHFRAAGKLLDQVKGQLPTRLWLSPPTKMDAHQLTEEGYYGIYGKAGARMEMPGCSLCMGNQARVEPNSTVVSTSTRNFPNRLGDGANVFLASAELASVASILGRLPTVEEYMGYANQIDTMAADVYRYLSFDQIAEFREAAANAKIPVIQA; encoded by the coding sequence GTGCTTGAAGCCTACCGTAAACACATCGAAGAGCGTGCCGCCCAGGGTATCGTGCCCCAGCCGCTTAACGCCGAACAAACTGCAGGTCTGATCGAGCTGCTGAAGAATCCCCCGGCTGGCGAAGAAGCTTTCCTTGTCGACCTGATCACCAATCGCGTTCCACCTGGCGTTGACGAAGCTGCCTACGTCAAGGCCGGTTTCCTGTCTGCCCTGGCCAAGGGTGAAGCCACTTCGCCATTGATCGATAAAAAGCGCGCTGTTGAATTGCTCGGCACCATGCAAGGCGGCTACAACATCGTCACGCTGGTCGACCTCCTGGACGACGCTACCCTCGCCCCGGTTGCCGCCAAAGAACTCAAGCACACGCTGCTGATGTTCGATGCGTTCCATGACGTCGCTGAAAAAGCCAAGAACGGTAACGTTCAAGCCAAGGAAGTCCTGCAATCCTGGGCTGACGGCGAGTGGTTCCAGAAGCGTCCGACCCTGGCCGACAAGATCAGCCTGCGCGTCTTCAAGGTGACTGGCGAAACCAACACCGACGACCTGTCTCCAGCACCGGATGCATGGTCCCGTCCTGACATCCCGCTGCACGCCCTCGCCATGCTGAAAATGGCCCGCGACGGTATCGTACCGGATGTTCAAGGCTCCATCGGTCCGATGAAGCAGATCGAAGAGATGCGCGGCCAGGGCTTCCCGATTGCCTATGTTGGCGACGTGGTCGGTACCGGTTCTTCGCGTAAATCCGCGACCAACTCAGTGCTGTGGTTCTTCGGCGACGACGTTCCTTACGTGCCGAACAAGCGTGCCGGCGGTTTCTGCTTCGGCAGCAAGATCGCTCCGATCTTCTACAACACCATGGAAGATGCTGGCGCACTGCCAATCGAATTTGACGTTACCAACATGAACATGGGCGACGTGATCGACCTGTACCCGCATGCTGGCAAAGTCTGCAAACACGGCACCGATGAAGTCCTGACCACCTTCGAAATGAAGACGCCGGTCCTGTTGGACGAAGTCCGTGCCGGCGGTCGTATCCCGCTGATCATCGGCCGTGGCCTGACCGAAAAAGCCCGTACCGAACTGGGTCTGCCACCTTCGACTCTGTTCAAGCTGCCTGAGCCTCCGGCTGAAAGCGACAAGGGTTACACCCTGGCGCAGAAAATGGTCGGCAAGGCATGCGGTCTGCCGGAAGGCAAAGGTGTTCGTCCAGGCACCTACTGCGAACCGAAGATGACCACCGTTGGTTCCCAGGACACCACTGGCCCGATGACCCGCGACGAACTGAAAGACCTGGCGTGCCTGGGTTTCTCTACCGATCTGGTCATGCAATCGTTCTGCCACACCGCTGCCTATCCGAAACCGATCGACGTCACCACGCACCACACGCTGCCTGACTTCATCATGACCCGCGGCGGCGTTTCCCTGCGTCCGGGCGACGGCATCATCCACAGCTGGCTGAACCGCATGCTGCTGCCGGACACCGTCGGTACCGGTGGTGACTCCCACACCCGTTTCCCGATGGGCATTTCGTTCCCGGCCGGTTCCGGTCTGGTTGCGTTTGCTGCTGCCACCGGCGTTATGCCGCTGGACATGCCGGAATCGATCCTGGTTCGTTTCAAAGGCAAGATGCAACCTGGCATCACCTTGCGCGATCTGGTTCACGCCATTCCTTACTTCGCGATTCAGGCTGGCCTGTTGACCGTCGAGAAGAAAGGCAAGAAGAACGCCTTCTCCGGCCGCATCCTGGAAATCGAAGGCCTGGACGACTTGAGCATCGAGCAGGCATTTGAACTGTCCGACGCCTCGGCCGAACGTTCCGCTGCCGGTTGCACCATCAAGCTGTCGAAAGAGTCCATCAGTGAATACCTGAAATCCAACATCACCCTGCTGCGCTGGATGATCGGCGAAGGCTACGGCGATGCACGGACTCTGGAACGTCGCGCGCAAGCGATGGAAGCCTGGGTTGCCAATCCGGAACTGATGGTTGCCGATGCCGACGCGGAATACGCCGAAATCATCGAAATCGACCTGGCCGACGTCAAGGAGCCTGTGCTCTGCGCGCCGAACGACCCGGACGACGCCCGTCTGCTGTCCAGCGTTGCTGGCGAGAAGATCGACGAAGTGTTCATCGGTTCCTGCATGACCAACATCGGCCACTTCCGCGCTGCGGGCAAGTTGCTGGATCAGGTCAAAGGGCAACTGCCGACCCGTCTGTGGCTGTCGCCGCCGACCAAAATGGACGCTCACCAACTGACCGAAGAAGGCTACTACGGCATCTACGGCAAGGCTGGCGCGCGCATGGAAATGCCGGGCTGCTCGTTGTGCATGGGTAACCAGGCACGGGTAGAGCCGAATTCGACCGTAGTGTCGACGTCGACCCGTAACTTCCCGAACCGTCTGGGCGACGGCGCGAACGTCTTCCTGGCCTCGGCCGAGTTGGCGTCCGTTGCTTCGATCCTGGGTCGCCTGCCGACCGTCGAAGAGTACATGGGCTACGCGAACCAGATCGATACCATGGCAGCGGACGTATACCGCTACCTGAGCTTCGATCAGATCGCCGAGTTCCGCGAAGCCGCAGCGAATGCCAAGATTCCGGTCATTCAAGCGTAA
- a CDS encoding DUF1289 domain-containing protein — protein sequence MPNQIIKTPCVGLCSTVYGDLVCRGCKRFHHEVINWNGYNEAEKRAVWLRLEQLLVQVMTAKLEVFDAEKLRLQLVQRKIRFVPNQSEYCWAYQLIARGARVISNIEAYGLALLPEFRDWPLPDLRDAIDREFFLLSEAHYERYIAPGFLKDAFGG from the coding sequence ATGCCTAATCAAATCATCAAAACGCCCTGCGTAGGCCTTTGCTCCACTGTTTACGGGGATCTGGTCTGTCGTGGCTGCAAGCGTTTTCATCATGAAGTGATCAACTGGAACGGCTATAACGAGGCTGAAAAACGTGCGGTGTGGCTGCGCCTTGAGCAATTGCTGGTGCAGGTCATGACCGCCAAGCTCGAAGTGTTCGACGCCGAAAAACTGCGCCTGCAACTGGTGCAGCGCAAGATTCGCTTCGTGCCCAACCAGTCCGAATATTGCTGGGCCTATCAGCTGATCGCACGCGGGGCGCGGGTGATTTCCAATATAGAAGCCTATGGTCTGGCGCTGTTGCCGGAATTCCGCGACTGGCCGCTGCCGGATCTGCGCGATGCCATCGATCGAGAGTTTTTTCTGCTTTCCGAGGCCCACTACGAGCGCTACATCGCGCCGGGGTTTCTCAAGGATGCATTCGGGGGCTAG